The following proteins are encoded in a genomic region of Agromyces sp. CF514:
- a CDS encoding phosphoenolpyruvate carboxykinase (GTP), with protein MTISEFTPGTEASVEASAPVPHGTTDHDLRAWVAEIAALTKPDEIVWCDGSKHEADLLTKQLVAEGKLIKLNPEWRPNSYLARTDPRDVARVEDRTFICSTYEEDAGPTNNWRDPKAMRGELDDVFDGSMKGRTMYVVPFSMGPLGGPISQLGVEITDSPYVVLSMGIMTRMGEQVYRLIEAGEPWVRTVHSVGHPLVDGVGHRVAEAEWPCNETKYIVQFPDSREIWSYGSGYGGNALLAKKCFALRIASVMARDEGWLAEHMLLIKITSPEGGVYHVAAAFPSACGKTNLAMLQPTIPGWKVETIGDDIAWMRPGADGRLYAINPEAGFFGVAPGTGASTNPTAVDTLWGNTIFTNVALRPDGDVWWEGLTDEVPAELTDWEGNPWTPASGRPAAHPNSRFTVAAQQCPQIADDWDAHDGVPIDAILFGGRRATNVPLVAEARSWKHGVFMGATISSEKTAAAEGTVGELRRDPFAMLPFCGYNMADYWSHWVKMGRTLGTNAPRIFQVNWFRKGADGDFLWPGFGENARVLEWIVGRLEGKADVQETPIGLLPASDALNLDGLEIEDAALEQLFDVDRDSWLAECALTEEYFEQFGDRVPAALRAELASLRYHLEHQGA; from the coding sequence ATGACCATCTCCGAGTTCACGCCCGGCACCGAGGCATCCGTCGAAGCATCGGCCCCCGTGCCGCACGGCACCACCGACCACGACCTGCGCGCCTGGGTCGCCGAGATCGCCGCGCTGACCAAGCCCGACGAGATCGTCTGGTGCGACGGCTCGAAGCACGAGGCGGACCTGCTGACGAAGCAGCTCGTGGCCGAGGGCAAGCTCATCAAGCTGAACCCCGAGTGGCGTCCCAACAGCTATCTCGCACGCACCGACCCGCGCGACGTCGCCCGGGTCGAGGATCGTACGTTCATCTGCTCGACCTACGAGGAGGACGCCGGCCCCACGAACAACTGGCGCGACCCCAAGGCCATGCGCGGCGAGCTCGACGACGTCTTCGACGGCTCGATGAAGGGCCGCACGATGTACGTCGTGCCGTTCTCGATGGGTCCGCTGGGCGGCCCCATCAGCCAGCTCGGCGTCGAGATCACCGACTCGCCCTACGTCGTGCTCTCGATGGGCATCATGACGCGCATGGGCGAGCAGGTCTACCGCCTCATCGAGGCGGGCGAGCCGTGGGTGCGCACCGTGCACTCGGTCGGCCACCCGCTCGTCGACGGCGTGGGCCACCGCGTCGCCGAGGCCGAATGGCCCTGCAACGAGACGAAGTACATCGTGCAGTTCCCGGATTCGCGTGAGATCTGGTCGTACGGCTCGGGCTACGGCGGCAACGCGCTGCTCGCGAAGAAGTGCTTCGCGCTGCGCATCGCGAGCGTGATGGCGCGCGACGAGGGCTGGCTCGCCGAGCACATGCTGCTCATCAAGATCACCTCGCCCGAGGGCGGCGTCTACCACGTGGCGGCGGCGTTCCCGTCGGCGTGCGGCAAGACGAACCTCGCGATGCTGCAGCCCACGATCCCCGGCTGGAAGGTCGAGACGATCGGCGACGACATCGCCTGGATGCGGCCCGGAGCCGACGGCCGCCTGTACGCGATCAACCCCGAGGCCGGCTTCTTCGGCGTCGCGCCCGGCACGGGTGCGTCGACGAACCCGACCGCGGTCGACACGCTCTGGGGCAACACGATCTTCACGAACGTCGCGCTCCGCCCCGACGGCGACGTCTGGTGGGAGGGCCTGACCGACGAGGTGCCCGCCGAGCTCACCGACTGGGAGGGCAACCCGTGGACCCCGGCCTCCGGCCGGCCCGCGGCGCACCCGAACTCGCGCTTCACGGTGGCCGCGCAGCAGTGCCCGCAGATCGCCGACGACTGGGACGCCCACGACGGCGTGCCGATCGACGCGATCCTGTTCGGCGGACGCCGCGCGACCAACGTGCCGCTCGTGGCCGAGGCCCGCTCGTGGAAGCACGGCGTGTTCATGGGCGCGACCATCTCAAGCGAGAAGACCGCGGCCGCCGAGGGCACCGTCGGCGAGCTGCGCCGCGACCCGTTCGCGATGCTGCCGTTCTGCGGCTACAACATGGCCGACTACTGGAGCCACTGGGTCAAGATGGGCCGCACGCTCGGCACGAACGCGCCGCGCATCTTCCAGGTCAACTGGTTCCGCAAGGGCGCCGACGGCGACTTCCTCTGGCCCGGGTTCGGCGAGAACGCCCGCGTGCTCGAGTGGATCGTCGGGCGCCTCGAGGGCAAGGCCGACGTGCAGGAGACGCCGATCGGCCTGCTCCCGGCATCCGACGCCCTGAACCTCGACGGCCTCGAGATCGAGGATGCCGCGCTCGAGCAGCTCTTCGACGTGGACCGCGACTCCTGGCTCGCCGAATGCGCACTGACCGAGGAGTACTTCGAGCAGTTCGGCGATCGCGTGCCGGCGGCCCTCCGCGCCGAGCTCGCGAGCCTGCGCTACCACCTGGAACACCAGGGCGCGTAG
- a CDS encoding GNAT family N-acetyltransferase, which produces MPERDDLTPKPLTSERAGELLTLQRAAYASEAQLYRDPFLPALTQTLDDLRAELDTGPALGVEFGARLVGAVRWTLDGGVARIGRLVVAPDLQGRGIGTALLRSAELASGAERFELFTGHLSEANLRLYEREGYRRTRRVELHPGVELVYLAKVPG; this is translated from the coding sequence ATGCCCGAACGCGACGACCTCACGCCGAAGCCGCTCACCTCCGAACGCGCGGGCGAACTGCTCACCCTGCAGCGAGCCGCGTACGCCTCGGAGGCCCAGCTCTACCGCGACCCGTTCCTGCCCGCCCTCACGCAGACGCTCGACGACCTGCGCGCGGAGCTCGATACCGGCCCCGCACTCGGCGTCGAGTTCGGCGCGCGGCTGGTCGGCGCCGTCCGCTGGACGCTCGACGGCGGGGTGGCCCGCATCGGCCGGCTCGTCGTCGCGCCCGATCTGCAGGGCCGCGGCATCGGCACGGCCCTGCTCCGCAGCGCCGAACTGGCGAGCGGAGCCGAGCGCTTCGAGCTGTTCACCGGGCACCTCAGCGAGGCGAACCTCCGGCTCTACGAGCGGGAGGGCTACCGCCGAACTCGTCGGGTCGAGCTGCATCCCGGCGTGGAACTGGTCTACCTGGCGAAGGTCCCCGGTTGA
- a CDS encoding DUF1622 domain-containing protein, translating into MGEFAFGRFIESVGEVIDVLGVVAIVVGVLYASVDAAFRGLRRRSPVYTRFRRVLGRAILLGLELLVAADIIKTVAVTPTLESVGVLAIIVLIRTFLSWSLELEISGRWPWQKRAGAGEAEPGDSDPAEAAGARPTTA; encoded by the coding sequence ATGGGCGAGTTCGCATTCGGCAGGTTCATCGAATCGGTCGGCGAGGTCATCGACGTGCTCGGCGTCGTCGCCATCGTGGTCGGCGTGCTCTACGCGAGCGTGGACGCGGCGTTCCGCGGGCTCCGGCGGCGCAGCCCCGTCTACACGCGGTTCCGGCGCGTGCTCGGGCGGGCGATCCTGCTCGGCCTCGAGCTGCTCGTCGCGGCGGACATCATCAAGACCGTGGCCGTCACGCCGACGCTCGAGTCGGTCGGCGTGCTGGCGATCATCGTGCTGATCAGGACGTTCCTCAGCTGGTCGCTCGAACTCGAGATCTCGGGACGGTGGCCGTGGCAGAAGCGCGCCGGTGCCGGCGAGGCCGAGCCCGGTGATTCGGACCCCGCCGAGGCGGCCGGGGCGCGCCCGACCACCGCCTGA